A DNA window from Porites lutea chromosome 6, jaPorLute2.1, whole genome shotgun sequence contains the following coding sequences:
- the LOC140940616 gene encoding uncharacterized protein KIAA1958-like, translating to MNVFKSWCQSRHLENVNIETMAPEELDNILSKFYAEVKKRDGDDYEPECLKIMQSAIERYLKEKNYPLSIVRSREFHNSQEILHAKAISLRQQGKGKRPNKSQPLTSEEKSSLWLKGQLGDFNGKVLTNVNFKNLTDQLGFRGRQEHYDAYVEDFVIRQQEDGSEVVEFREGPTKTRSGGLTISRRTTPQAMYSTDGGKTDPVRLFKLWLSKRPDGMKDKGPLYLSVINRPKSNDIWYTKIRMGENTIGNIMKSMASCLKTNKKLTNHSVASVSSRGFPPSCPSQFQYRMAALTCAGNTAASSQNYTGCTFNFFSQENAMPQPQPQKKRRAYIIESDDED from the exons ATGAATGTATTCAAAAGTTGGTGCCAGTCTCGTCATCTAGAAAATGTAAACATAGAAACAATGGCGCCGGAAGAGCTTGACAACATCCTGAGCAAGTTCTAcgccgaagtaaaaaaaagggACGGAGATGATTACGAGCCGGAATGCCTTAAAATCATGCAGAGTGCCATTGAAAGGTATTTAAAGGAGAAGAATTATCCACTAAGCATCGTACGATCGAGGGAGTTTCACAACTCACAAGAAATCCTCCACGCGAAGGCAATTTCTCTGCGACAACAAGGAAAGGGGAAAAGACCAAACAAATCTCAGCCTCTCACTTCGGAGGAAAAGTCTTCCCTCTGGCTAAAAGGTCAGCTTGGTGATTTTAACGGAAAAGTCTTGACCAATGTTAACTTCAAAAACTTGACTGACCAACTTGGATTCAGAGGTCGCCAGGAGCACTATGACGCCTACGTAGAGGACTTCGTTATAAGACAACAAGAAGACGGCAGCGAAGTTGTAGAATTCCGTGAAGGTCCCACTAAAACACGAAGCGGTGGTCTAACAATATCGCGAAGAACAACACCACAAGCTATGTATTCCACCGATGGCGGAAAAACTGATCCAGTGCGCCTTTTCAAGCTTTGGTTATCCAAGCGACCCGACGGAATGAAAGATAAAGGGCCACTGTACCTGAGCGTTATAAATCGTCCCAAATCAAATGATATCTGGTACACCAAAATTAGAATGGGCGAAAATACCATCGGCAACATCATGAAATCCATGGCCTCCTGTCTTAAGACGAACAAAAAACTGACCAACCAcagcgtagcaagcgtttcctcgcgag GATTTCCGCCAAGTTGTCCCTCACAGTTTCAGTACCGCATGGCAGCGTTGACGTGTGCTGGTAATACTGCTGCTTCATCGCAGAATTACACCGGCTgtactttcaattttttctcccAAGAAAACGCGATGCCTCAGCCACAACCGCAGAAGAAGCGAAGGGCTTATATTATTGAGTCAGACGACGAGGATTAA